In Aulosira sp. FACHB-615, the following are encoded in one genomic region:
- a CDS encoding aromatic ring-hydroxylating dioxygenase subunit alpha — MSSLSQTVQTSDVRQLGINPNHWYVVALSTEVTNKPVGVILWHQAIALYRDSTGKIHALEDRCPHRQVKLSHGQAIANELECAYHGWRFNSSGECTAVPYLAANQKLPNCQIRRYPVKEQDGFIWLFPGDAELAVEPMGLPEWEHLNYIASVAVINCQAHYSYLIENLMDMYHGHLHQDLQAWAAASLQNIDEDNHRVDAHYTAQSYYKIDKIWSISQLFFPALRKLHPEPLDVSYIYPHWQSKLGKDFKIYCLLCPVSETQTKAYLIHFTSLNAFWRLHKLPVWFRRFIKDSLFNAATKLLEGLVVKDVEMIEEEQQAYLQNPQRRNFELNRALVSVQKLMRSQVERLG, encoded by the coding sequence TCAATTGGGGATTAACCCTAACCATTGGTATGTAGTTGCACTGAGTACTGAGGTAACTAATAAACCTGTGGGAGTGATATTATGGCATCAAGCGATCGCACTTTACCGCGACAGTACAGGTAAAATCCACGCCTTAGAAGACCGTTGTCCCCATCGTCAAGTTAAACTCAGCCACGGACAAGCGATCGCTAATGAATTAGAATGCGCTTATCATGGTTGGCGGTTCAATTCATCGGGTGAATGTACAGCAGTTCCTTATTTAGCTGCAAATCAAAAATTACCAAACTGCCAAATTCGTCGTTACCCAGTCAAAGAACAAGATGGTTTTATTTGGCTATTTCCTGGTGATGCAGAATTAGCTGTTGAACCAATGGGTTTACCAGAATGGGAACATCTGAATTATATTGCTTCAGTTGCAGTCATTAACTGTCAAGCCCATTATTCTTATTTAATTGAAAACTTGATGGATATGTATCACGGACATTTACATCAAGATTTACAAGCTTGGGCGGCAGCATCTTTACAAAATATCGACGAAGATAATCACCGTGTAGATGCTCATTATACTGCCCAAAGTTATTATAAAATCGATAAAATTTGGTCAATTTCTCAATTATTTTTTCCCGCATTACGAAAGCTCCATCCAGAGCCGTTGGATGTGAGTTATATCTATCCCCATTGGCAATCTAAATTAGGCAAAGATTTTAAAATTTATTGTTTATTGTGTCCTGTAAGTGAAACTCAAACTAAAGCTTATTTAATTCATTTCACCTCACTCAATGCCTTTTGGCGATTACATAAATTACCTGTCTGGTTTCGCCGATTTATTAAAGATAGTTTATTTAATGCCGCTACAAAACTACTTGAAGGTTTAGTAGTGAAAGATGTAGAAATGATTGAGGAAGAACAACAGGCATATTTACAAAATCCGCAACGGCGCAATTTTGAGTTAAATCGAGCTTTAGTTAGTGTGCAGAAATTGATGCGGAGTCAAGTTGAAAGATTAGGCTGA
- a CDS encoding pentapeptide repeat-containing protein, whose product MDAEQLKRSYDAGERYFPAANLSRARLISAYLPGINLWGADLSQANLAKAKLWGADLSQANLAQANLTRANLCGVKLKEANLRGAKLNFTKLYGADLSGAYYDDSTRFSRGFDPVKNNMRKF is encoded by the coding sequence ATGGATGCTGAACAACTCAAGCGCAGTTACGATGCAGGGGAAAGATATTTTCCGGCTGCAAATTTAAGCCGAGCCAGGTTAATTTCCGCTTACTTACCAGGAATTAATTTGTGGGGAGCAGACTTGAGCCAAGCGAACCTAGCCAAAGCTAAACTCTGGGGAGCAGACTTGAGTCAAGCTAATTTAGCTCAGGCGAATTTGACGAGAGCTAATTTATGCGGTGTCAAATTAAAAGAAGCAAATCTCCGGGGTGCGAAACTCAACTTTACTAAGCTGTATGGTGCAGATTTAAGTGGTGCTTATTATGATGACAGCACCCGCTTTTCTAGAGGATTTGACCCTGTAAAGAACAATATGCGGAAGTTTTAA
- a CDS encoding GNAT family N-acetyltransferase: MIRPSTPDDSEALIAIAVAAELFPASETEELSKVLASYFSGNIGEGHVWLTDEENGKACGVAYYAPAPFTDGTWDLLMIVVHPNYQRQGRGEALVKYVENALRASGQRILLVETSGLPSYERARAFYKKCGFEEEARIRDFYKAGEDKVVFRKALNAE; the protein is encoded by the coding sequence ATGATTCGACCGAGTACGCCCGATGATTCAGAGGCATTAATCGCGATCGCTGTAGCAGCAGAGCTATTCCCCGCGAGCGAAACCGAAGAACTGAGCAAAGTGCTGGCGAGTTACTTCAGTGGTAACATCGGCGAGGGTCATGTGTGGCTCACCGATGAGGAGAATGGGAAAGCGTGCGGGGTCGCCTACTACGCACCTGCCCCGTTTACAGATGGGACATGGGACTTGTTAATGATCGTTGTGCATCCCAACTATCAGAGGCAAGGGCGAGGAGAAGCGTTAGTAAAGTATGTGGAAAATGCCTTACGGGCGAGTGGTCAGAGAATTTTGTTGGTCGAGACTTCGGGGCTGCCCAGCTATGAACGAGCGCGGGCTTTCTACAAAAAATGCGGTTTCGAGGAGGAGGCACGTATTCGGGACTTCTACAAGGCAGGGGAAGATAAGGTGGTGTTCCGCAAGGCTTTGAATGCAGAATAG
- a CDS encoding DUF1838 domain-containing protein, whose protein sequence is MVTAVKEFDAQQWVKTRSSLDANESTFLVWQGKIYSFIPGEKRKLLFKILGVSVSRCISTGEDSWDFTSRELTYYLNPETEEILPKWENPWTGETVPVLHVANNPVQGHFKGKFPAQVEGDTTTFVFDIFPTYPNPLAEDPKFAEYSPYETYQAAELFKLSVPTADLFNSELNSVSQLKLSWDRIGQWLPWMKMGDRAGNLIYSAFGSKVGGLAELPQLLQDEINHRVPLYKQAPKAFSEGEDMTSWLYFQKNFDAYLAGEIFPLPAAEEL, encoded by the coding sequence ATGGTCACAGCAGTGAAAGAGTTTGATGCACAACAATGGGTCAAAACTCGCTCTTCCCTCGATGCCAATGAATCGACATTTTTAGTTTGGCAAGGCAAGATTTATAGTTTTATTCCTGGAGAGAAAAGAAAACTCTTATTTAAAATCTTGGGTGTGAGTGTTAGTAGATGTATTTCCACAGGAGAAGATAGTTGGGATTTTACTTCTCGTGAACTCACTTATTACTTAAACCCAGAAACAGAAGAGATTTTGCCCAAATGGGAAAATCCTTGGACTGGTGAAACTGTGCCTGTGTTACACGTTGCGAATAATCCTGTGCAGGGACATTTTAAAGGTAAATTTCCAGCCCAAGTCGAGGGAGACACGACAACTTTTGTCTTTGATATTTTTCCAACTTATCCAAATCCTTTGGCAGAAGATCCAAAATTTGCCGAATATAGTCCTTATGAAACTTATCAAGCCGCAGAATTATTTAAATTATCTGTTCCAACCGCAGATTTATTCAATTCAGAACTCAATTCTGTTTCTCAACTAAAGCTGAGTTGGGATAGGATTGGGCAATGGCTACCGTGGATGAAAATGGGCGATCGCGCTGGTAATCTCATCTATAGTGCTTTTGGCTCTAAAGTTGGTGGTTTAGCAGAATTACCCCAACTACTGCAAGATGAAATTAATCACCGCGTTCCCTTATATAAACAAGCTCCCAAAGCATTCTCCGAGGGGGAAGATATGACTTCTTGGCTATACTTCCAGAAGAATTTTGATGCTTACTTAGCTGGTGAAATCTTTCCCCTACCAGCTGCTGAGGAATTGTAA
- a CDS encoding GGDEF domain-containing protein gives MKILDNQPKWCVISLSVFLTSLIGWLDYQIPPEILIAIFYLIPIGIATWFADNCSGVLISLISAVTNLVVNQKPNFHYLHPLVPYWNTVVVLVFFLFTNYLLSQQKLTLKNLERLARTDALTGLHNRSFFLELVNFEVHKSLRHKEPITIAYFDVDNFKLVNDQFGHTVGDRLLCLVAENARNNLRKIDVIARLGGDEFAILLPRTGYEASAVVLQRLHRTLSSIMQAENWPVTLSIGAITFIKPPASVTEILERADNLMYGAKKRGKNLLHHELANDLVDE, from the coding sequence ATGAAAATCCTAGATAATCAACCTAAATGGTGCGTAATCTCCCTCAGTGTTTTTCTCACAAGCTTGATAGGTTGGTTAGACTACCAAATCCCACCAGAAATATTAATAGCAATTTTTTACTTAATTCCGATTGGCATTGCAACTTGGTTTGCTGATAATTGCAGTGGCGTATTAATTTCATTGATTAGTGCAGTTACAAATTTAGTAGTCAATCAAAAACCAAATTTTCACTATTTACATCCCTTAGTACCTTATTGGAATACTGTTGTAGTTTTAGTATTTTTCTTATTTACCAACTATCTTTTGTCACAACAAAAACTCACATTAAAAAACTTAGAAAGACTAGCGAGGACTGATGCTTTAACAGGGCTACATAACAGGTCATTTTTTTTAGAATTAGTAAACTTTGAAGTTCATAAATCTTTAAGACATAAAGAACCAATAACTATTGCATATTTTGATGTTGATAACTTTAAACTTGTTAATGACCAGTTTGGGCATACTGTTGGCGATCGCCTGCTATGTTTAGTTGCGGAAAATGCGAGAAATAATCTACGTAAAATTGATGTTATCGCCAGACTTGGAGGTGATGAATTTGCAATTTTATTACCACGTACTGGTTATGAAGCATCCGCAGTAGTATTACAGAGATTACACAGAACCTTATCATCTATCATGCAGGCAGAAAATTGGCCTGTCACCTTGAGTATTGGCGCAATTACCTTTATTAAACCGCCAGCTTCAGTCACAGAAATTCTCGAAAGAGCCGATAATTTAATGTACGGTGCTAAAAAAAGGGGTAAAAACTTGCTACACCACGAATTAGCAAATGATTTAGTAGATGAATAA